One segment of Alnus glutinosa chromosome 2, dhAlnGlut1.1, whole genome shotgun sequence DNA contains the following:
- the LOC133859609 gene encoding protein RIK isoform X1: MTEDSGAKVSSEEASQTRQRKKRKWDQPAEFLVSAGVAVPGVLPLGNMGPLGGIALPGVAPVSSAVLMNSLGASCTTIPQVFQASSMQQHTATVVPKPKIQDELIAREIVINDAESSVRYKLTKRQTQEEIQKCTGAVVITRGKYRPPNAPSDGEKPLYLHISAGAHLKDTAERILAVDCAAAMVEEMLKQGQNLQPASTFYPALNNEVKALSTCVFLGFDPDPSLSMAARIRGPNDQYINHIMNETGVTVSLRGCGSGEIESLHGEEGEQPLHLFLSSSNPKSLEDAKRLAENLLDTISVECGASRVSSCKVYSAVPLPPPQQVYSAVPPPQQLLAGVQSSGNELTVNASSAAGLTSASVGSAAAPQVSSIRVPGLPPVFSQGTVSQSGGYLNSGLSQGNVIGYSQHLISGGTSYIGYGGIYPQATPLQQVALALRQSPSPVTSTIAPTTSIPNEESKPSFSSDPEKEKRHPQKRKFQELPAGSKGPAKPLQGSKFLKPTEPSADLDVRNVSTMPAPKKLVQSSSNGLAPSLPRTMPPPPPPPKFSTSTHADTGHDKNNVLKKTKSDSVPVFSDTLVKLMEYGEEDDDSEENYEESVSGKSSAVAARKPFWAL, from the exons ATGACCGAGGACAGTGGTGCTAAGGTTTCTTCTGAGGAAGCCTCACAAACACGGCAGAG aaagaagagaaagtgggATCAACCTGCAGAGTTCTTGGTTTCAGCTGGTGTAGCAGTACCCGGGGTCCTCCCACTGGGCAACATGGGACCCCTTGGTGGGATTGCACTTCCTGGTGTGGCTCCAGTGTCCAGTGCAGTTTTAATGAATTCACTAGGAGCTAGCTGCACAACCATACCACAGGTGTTTCAGGCATCTTCAATGCAGCAACACACTGCCACTGTGGTTCCAAAA CCGAAGATCCAAGATGAGTTAATAGCACGAGAAATTGTCATAAACGATGCCGAGTCTTCTGTTCGTTACAAGCTCACAAAACGCCAGACGCAGGAGGAG ATCCAAAAGTGCACGGGTGCTGTGGTTATAACCAG GGGTAAGTACCGTCCGCCAAATGCTCCATCTGATGGGGAAAAACCATTATATCTTCACATCTCTGCAGGGGCTCAT TTAAAAGATACAGCAGAACGGATACTAGCAGTTGATTGTGCAGCTGCTATGGTTGAAGAAATGTTGAAACAAGGTCAGAATTTACAGCCAGCTTCCACTTTTTATCCGGCTTTAAACAATGAAGTGAAG GCACTGAGCACGTGCGTGTTTTTGGGCTTTGACCCAGACCCGTCATTGAGCATGGCTGCTCGTATACGTGGACCAAAT GACCAGTATATAAATCACATTATGAATGAAACAGGAGTAACTGTCTCACTAAGAGGATGTGGTTCAGGAGAAATTGAAAGCTTACATGGAGAAG AAGGAGAGCAACCACTGCATTTATTCCTGTCAAGCAGTAATCCAAAAAGTCTCGAAGATGCTAAGCGTCTGGCTGAAAATTTGTTGGATACAATCAGTGTTGAGTGTGGTGCTTCTAG GGTTTCATCATGTAAGGTTTATAGTGCTGTTCCACTTCCACCTCCACAGCAGGTTTACAGTGCTGTTCCTCCTCCTCAGCAGTTATTGGCTGGAGTTCAGAGTTCTGGGAATGAATTGACAGTAAATGCAAGTTCTGCTGCTGGTTTGACATCTGCAAGTGTGGGCTCTGCGGCAGCTCCCCAAGTTTCCTCCATAAGAGTCCCAGGGCTCCCTCCTGTCTTTTCTCAAGGGACAGTATCTCAATCTGGTGGATATTTAAACTCTGGGCTGTCTCAAGGAAATGTGATTGGTTATTCCCAGCATTTAATATCTGGTGGAACAAGCTATATCGGATATGGTGGGATATATCCTCAAGCCACACCATTGCAACAAGTTGCCCTGGCCCTTAGGCAGTCGCCTTCTCCGGTCACTTCTACAATTGCTCCCACAACATCAATACCAAATGAAGAATCGAAGCCGAGTTTTAGCTCTGATCCTGAGAAGGAGAAACGGCATCCACAGAAGCGGAAGTTTCAGGAACTACCGGCTGGCTCAAAGGGTCCTgcaaaaccccttcag ggttcaaaatttttaaagcCAACTGAGCCCTCAGCAGATTTGGATGTGAGAAATGTATCGACTATGCCAGCCCCAAAGAAGTTGGTCCAGTCGTCATCCAACGGATTGGCACCATCCCTGCCAAGAACCATgcctccaccaccacctccgCCAAAATTTTCAACGTCAACGCATGCTGATACAGGGCATGACAAGAACAATGTTCTGAAGAAAACAAAGTCTGACTCTGTTCCTG TTTTTTCAGATACTTTGGTCAAGCTGATGGAATATGGGGAGGAGGATGATGATTCCGAGGAAAACTACGAAGAATCAGTTAGTGGCAAATCCAGTGCAGTAGCAGCTCGAAAGCCCTTCTGGGCTTTATAA
- the LOC133859609 gene encoding protein RIK isoform X4: MTEDSGAKVSSEEASQTRQRKKRKWDQPAEFLVSAGVAVPGVLPLGNMGPLGGIALPGVAPVSSAVLMNSLGASCTTIPQVFQASSMQQHTATVVPKPKIQDELIAREIVINDAESSVRYKLTKRQTQEEIQKCTGAVVITRGKYRPPNAPSDGEKPLYLHISAGAHLKDTAERILAVDCAAAMVEEMLKQGQNLQPASTFYPALNNEVKALSTCVFLGFDPDPSLSMAARIRGPNDQYINHIMNETGVTVSLRGCGSGEIESLHGEEGEQPLHLFLSSSNPKSLEDAKRLAENLLDTISVECGASRVSSCKVYSAVPLPPPQQVYSAVPPPQQLLAGVQSSGNELTVNASSAAGLTSASVGSAAAPQVSSIRVPGLPPVFSQGTVSQSGGYLNSGLSQGNVIGYSQHLISGGTSYIGYGGIYPQATPLQQVALALRQSPSPVTSTIAPTTSIPNEESKPSFSSDPEKEKRHPQKRKFQELPAGSKGPAKPLQVVFSLTFYEANWPILDLSIGSLVCMFHRVFSCGGALAGELMATELLIRGQF, from the exons ATGACCGAGGACAGTGGTGCTAAGGTTTCTTCTGAGGAAGCCTCACAAACACGGCAGAG aaagaagagaaagtgggATCAACCTGCAGAGTTCTTGGTTTCAGCTGGTGTAGCAGTACCCGGGGTCCTCCCACTGGGCAACATGGGACCCCTTGGTGGGATTGCACTTCCTGGTGTGGCTCCAGTGTCCAGTGCAGTTTTAATGAATTCACTAGGAGCTAGCTGCACAACCATACCACAGGTGTTTCAGGCATCTTCAATGCAGCAACACACTGCCACTGTGGTTCCAAAA CCGAAGATCCAAGATGAGTTAATAGCACGAGAAATTGTCATAAACGATGCCGAGTCTTCTGTTCGTTACAAGCTCACAAAACGCCAGACGCAGGAGGAG ATCCAAAAGTGCACGGGTGCTGTGGTTATAACCAG GGGTAAGTACCGTCCGCCAAATGCTCCATCTGATGGGGAAAAACCATTATATCTTCACATCTCTGCAGGGGCTCAT TTAAAAGATACAGCAGAACGGATACTAGCAGTTGATTGTGCAGCTGCTATGGTTGAAGAAATGTTGAAACAAGGTCAGAATTTACAGCCAGCTTCCACTTTTTATCCGGCTTTAAACAATGAAGTGAAG GCACTGAGCACGTGCGTGTTTTTGGGCTTTGACCCAGACCCGTCATTGAGCATGGCTGCTCGTATACGTGGACCAAAT GACCAGTATATAAATCACATTATGAATGAAACAGGAGTAACTGTCTCACTAAGAGGATGTGGTTCAGGAGAAATTGAAAGCTTACATGGAGAAG AAGGAGAGCAACCACTGCATTTATTCCTGTCAAGCAGTAATCCAAAAAGTCTCGAAGATGCTAAGCGTCTGGCTGAAAATTTGTTGGATACAATCAGTGTTGAGTGTGGTGCTTCTAG GGTTTCATCATGTAAGGTTTATAGTGCTGTTCCACTTCCACCTCCACAGCAGGTTTACAGTGCTGTTCCTCCTCCTCAGCAGTTATTGGCTGGAGTTCAGAGTTCTGGGAATGAATTGACAGTAAATGCAAGTTCTGCTGCTGGTTTGACATCTGCAAGTGTGGGCTCTGCGGCAGCTCCCCAAGTTTCCTCCATAAGAGTCCCAGGGCTCCCTCCTGTCTTTTCTCAAGGGACAGTATCTCAATCTGGTGGATATTTAAACTCTGGGCTGTCTCAAGGAAATGTGATTGGTTATTCCCAGCATTTAATATCTGGTGGAACAAGCTATATCGGATATGGTGGGATATATCCTCAAGCCACACCATTGCAACAAGTTGCCCTGGCCCTTAGGCAGTCGCCTTCTCCGGTCACTTCTACAATTGCTCCCACAACATCAATACCAAATGAAGAATCGAAGCCGAGTTTTAGCTCTGATCCTGAGAAGGAGAAACGGCATCCACAGAAGCGGAAGTTTCAGGAACTACCGGCTGGCTCAAAGGGTCCTgcaaaaccccttcaggta GTATTTTCTCTGACCTTCTATGAAGCTAACTGGCCGATACTGGACCTCTCTATTGGGTCGTTGGTTTGTATGTTTCACAGGGTTTTCAGCTGTGGAGGTGCCTTGGCTGGGGAACTTATGGCTACAGAGCTTTTAATTAGAGGCCAATTCTAG
- the LOC133859609 gene encoding protein RIK isoform X3, which translates to MGPLGGIALPGVAPVSSAVLMNSLGASCTTIPQVFQASSMQQHTATVVPKPKIQDELIAREIVINDAESSVRYKLTKRQTQEEIQKCTGAVVITRGKYRPPNAPSDGEKPLYLHISAGAHLKDTAERILAVDCAAAMVEEMLKQGQNLQPASTFYPALNNEVKALSTCVFLGFDPDPSLSMAARIRGPNDQYINHIMNETGVTVSLRGCGSGEIESLHGEEGEQPLHLFLSSSNPKSLEDAKRLAENLLDTISVECGASRVSSCKVYSAVPLPPPQQVYSAVPPPQQLLAGVQSSGNELTVNASSAAGLTSASVGSAAAPQVSSIRVPGLPPVFSQGTVSQSGGYLNSGLSQGNVIGYSQHLISGGTSYIGYGGIYPQATPLQQVALALRQSPSPVTSTIAPTTSIPNEESKPSFSSDPEKEKRHPQKRKFQELPAGSKGPAKPLQGSKFLKPTEPSADLDVRNVSTMPAPKKLVQSSSNGLAPSLPRTMPPPPPPPKFSTSTHADTGHDKNNVLKKTKSDSVPVFSDTLVKLMEYGEEDDDSEENYEESVSGKSSAVAARKPFWAL; encoded by the exons ATGGGACCCCTTGGTGGGATTGCACTTCCTGGTGTGGCTCCAGTGTCCAGTGCAGTTTTAATGAATTCACTAGGAGCTAGCTGCACAACCATACCACAGGTGTTTCAGGCATCTTCAATGCAGCAACACACTGCCACTGTGGTTCCAAAA CCGAAGATCCAAGATGAGTTAATAGCACGAGAAATTGTCATAAACGATGCCGAGTCTTCTGTTCGTTACAAGCTCACAAAACGCCAGACGCAGGAGGAG ATCCAAAAGTGCACGGGTGCTGTGGTTATAACCAG GGGTAAGTACCGTCCGCCAAATGCTCCATCTGATGGGGAAAAACCATTATATCTTCACATCTCTGCAGGGGCTCAT TTAAAAGATACAGCAGAACGGATACTAGCAGTTGATTGTGCAGCTGCTATGGTTGAAGAAATGTTGAAACAAGGTCAGAATTTACAGCCAGCTTCCACTTTTTATCCGGCTTTAAACAATGAAGTGAAG GCACTGAGCACGTGCGTGTTTTTGGGCTTTGACCCAGACCCGTCATTGAGCATGGCTGCTCGTATACGTGGACCAAAT GACCAGTATATAAATCACATTATGAATGAAACAGGAGTAACTGTCTCACTAAGAGGATGTGGTTCAGGAGAAATTGAAAGCTTACATGGAGAAG AAGGAGAGCAACCACTGCATTTATTCCTGTCAAGCAGTAATCCAAAAAGTCTCGAAGATGCTAAGCGTCTGGCTGAAAATTTGTTGGATACAATCAGTGTTGAGTGTGGTGCTTCTAG GGTTTCATCATGTAAGGTTTATAGTGCTGTTCCACTTCCACCTCCACAGCAGGTTTACAGTGCTGTTCCTCCTCCTCAGCAGTTATTGGCTGGAGTTCAGAGTTCTGGGAATGAATTGACAGTAAATGCAAGTTCTGCTGCTGGTTTGACATCTGCAAGTGTGGGCTCTGCGGCAGCTCCCCAAGTTTCCTCCATAAGAGTCCCAGGGCTCCCTCCTGTCTTTTCTCAAGGGACAGTATCTCAATCTGGTGGATATTTAAACTCTGGGCTGTCTCAAGGAAATGTGATTGGTTATTCCCAGCATTTAATATCTGGTGGAACAAGCTATATCGGATATGGTGGGATATATCCTCAAGCCACACCATTGCAACAAGTTGCCCTGGCCCTTAGGCAGTCGCCTTCTCCGGTCACTTCTACAATTGCTCCCACAACATCAATACCAAATGAAGAATCGAAGCCGAGTTTTAGCTCTGATCCTGAGAAGGAGAAACGGCATCCACAGAAGCGGAAGTTTCAGGAACTACCGGCTGGCTCAAAGGGTCCTgcaaaaccccttcag ggttcaaaatttttaaagcCAACTGAGCCCTCAGCAGATTTGGATGTGAGAAATGTATCGACTATGCCAGCCCCAAAGAAGTTGGTCCAGTCGTCATCCAACGGATTGGCACCATCCCTGCCAAGAACCATgcctccaccaccacctccgCCAAAATTTTCAACGTCAACGCATGCTGATACAGGGCATGACAAGAACAATGTTCTGAAGAAAACAAAGTCTGACTCTGTTCCTG TTTTTTCAGATACTTTGGTCAAGCTGATGGAATATGGGGAGGAGGATGATGATTCCGAGGAAAACTACGAAGAATCAGTTAGTGGCAAATCCAGTGCAGTAGCAGCTCGAAAGCCCTTCTGGGCTTTATAA
- the LOC133859609 gene encoding protein RIK isoform X5, producing MTEDSGAKVSSEEASQTRQRKKRKWDQPAEFLVSAGVAVPGVLPLGNMGPLGGIALPGVAPVSSAVLMNSLGASCTTIPQVFQASSMQQHTATVVPKPKIQDELIAREIVINDAESSVRYKLTKRQTQEEIQKCTGAVVITRGKYRPPNAPSDGEKPLYLHISAGAHLKDTAERILAVDCAAAMVEEMLKQGQNLQPASTFYPALNNEVKALSTCVFLGFDPDPSLSMAARIRGPNDQYINHIMNETGVTVSLRGCGSGEIESLHGEEGEQPLHLFLSSSNPKSLEDAKRLAENLLDTISVECGASRVSSCKVYSAVPLPPPQQVYSAVPPPQQLLAGVQSSGNELTVNASSAAGLTSASVGSAAAPQVSSIRVPGLPPVFSQGTVSQSGGYLNSGLSQGNVIGYSQHLISGGTSYIGYGGIYPQATPLQQVALALRQSPSPVTSTIAPTTSIPNEESKPSFSSDPEKEKRHPQKRKFQELPAGSKGPAKPLQVFSLTFYEANWPILDLSIGSLVCMFHRVFSCGGALAGELMATELLIRGQF from the exons ATGACCGAGGACAGTGGTGCTAAGGTTTCTTCTGAGGAAGCCTCACAAACACGGCAGAG aaagaagagaaagtgggATCAACCTGCAGAGTTCTTGGTTTCAGCTGGTGTAGCAGTACCCGGGGTCCTCCCACTGGGCAACATGGGACCCCTTGGTGGGATTGCACTTCCTGGTGTGGCTCCAGTGTCCAGTGCAGTTTTAATGAATTCACTAGGAGCTAGCTGCACAACCATACCACAGGTGTTTCAGGCATCTTCAATGCAGCAACACACTGCCACTGTGGTTCCAAAA CCGAAGATCCAAGATGAGTTAATAGCACGAGAAATTGTCATAAACGATGCCGAGTCTTCTGTTCGTTACAAGCTCACAAAACGCCAGACGCAGGAGGAG ATCCAAAAGTGCACGGGTGCTGTGGTTATAACCAG GGGTAAGTACCGTCCGCCAAATGCTCCATCTGATGGGGAAAAACCATTATATCTTCACATCTCTGCAGGGGCTCAT TTAAAAGATACAGCAGAACGGATACTAGCAGTTGATTGTGCAGCTGCTATGGTTGAAGAAATGTTGAAACAAGGTCAGAATTTACAGCCAGCTTCCACTTTTTATCCGGCTTTAAACAATGAAGTGAAG GCACTGAGCACGTGCGTGTTTTTGGGCTTTGACCCAGACCCGTCATTGAGCATGGCTGCTCGTATACGTGGACCAAAT GACCAGTATATAAATCACATTATGAATGAAACAGGAGTAACTGTCTCACTAAGAGGATGTGGTTCAGGAGAAATTGAAAGCTTACATGGAGAAG AAGGAGAGCAACCACTGCATTTATTCCTGTCAAGCAGTAATCCAAAAAGTCTCGAAGATGCTAAGCGTCTGGCTGAAAATTTGTTGGATACAATCAGTGTTGAGTGTGGTGCTTCTAG GGTTTCATCATGTAAGGTTTATAGTGCTGTTCCACTTCCACCTCCACAGCAGGTTTACAGTGCTGTTCCTCCTCCTCAGCAGTTATTGGCTGGAGTTCAGAGTTCTGGGAATGAATTGACAGTAAATGCAAGTTCTGCTGCTGGTTTGACATCTGCAAGTGTGGGCTCTGCGGCAGCTCCCCAAGTTTCCTCCATAAGAGTCCCAGGGCTCCCTCCTGTCTTTTCTCAAGGGACAGTATCTCAATCTGGTGGATATTTAAACTCTGGGCTGTCTCAAGGAAATGTGATTGGTTATTCCCAGCATTTAATATCTGGTGGAACAAGCTATATCGGATATGGTGGGATATATCCTCAAGCCACACCATTGCAACAAGTTGCCCTGGCCCTTAGGCAGTCGCCTTCTCCGGTCACTTCTACAATTGCTCCCACAACATCAATACCAAATGAAGAATCGAAGCCGAGTTTTAGCTCTGATCCTGAGAAGGAGAAACGGCATCCACAGAAGCGGAAGTTTCAGGAACTACCGGCTGGCTCAAAGGGTCCTgcaaaaccccttcag GTATTTTCTCTGACCTTCTATGAAGCTAACTGGCCGATACTGGACCTCTCTATTGGGTCGTTGGTTTGTATGTTTCACAGGGTTTTCAGCTGTGGAGGTGCCTTGGCTGGGGAACTTATGGCTACAGAGCTTTTAATTAGAGGCCAATTCTAG
- the LOC133859609 gene encoding protein RIK isoform X2 — MTEDSGAKVSSEEASQTRQRKKRKWDQPAEFLVSAGVAVPGVLPLGNMGPLGGIALPGVAPVSSAVLMNSLGASCTTIPQVFQASSMQQHTATVVPKPKIQDELIAREIVINDAESSVRYKLTKRQTQEEIQKCTGAVVITRGKYRPPNAPSDGEKPLYLHISAGAHLKDTAERILAVDCAAAMVEEMLKQGQNLQPASTFYPALNNEVKALSTCVFLGFDPDPSLSMAARIRGPNDQYINHIMNETGVTVSLRGCGSGEIESLHGEEGEQPLHLFLSSSNPKSLEDAKRLAENLLDTISVECGASRVSSCKVYSAVPLPPPQQVYSAVPPPQQLLAGVQSSGNELTVNASSAAGLTSASVGSAAAPQVSSIRVPGLPPVFSQGTVSQSGGYLNSGLSQGNVIGYSQHLISGGTSYIGYGGIYPQATPLQQVALALRQSPSPVTSTIAPTTSIPNEESKPSFSSDPEKEKRHPQKRKFQELPAGSKGPAKPLQGSKFLKPTEPSADLDVRNVSTMPAPKKLVQSSSNGLAPSLPRTMPPPPPPPKFSTSTHADTGHDKNNVLKKTKSDSVPDTLVKLMEYGEEDDDSEENYEESVSGKSSAVAARKPFWAL, encoded by the exons ATGACCGAGGACAGTGGTGCTAAGGTTTCTTCTGAGGAAGCCTCACAAACACGGCAGAG aaagaagagaaagtgggATCAACCTGCAGAGTTCTTGGTTTCAGCTGGTGTAGCAGTACCCGGGGTCCTCCCACTGGGCAACATGGGACCCCTTGGTGGGATTGCACTTCCTGGTGTGGCTCCAGTGTCCAGTGCAGTTTTAATGAATTCACTAGGAGCTAGCTGCACAACCATACCACAGGTGTTTCAGGCATCTTCAATGCAGCAACACACTGCCACTGTGGTTCCAAAA CCGAAGATCCAAGATGAGTTAATAGCACGAGAAATTGTCATAAACGATGCCGAGTCTTCTGTTCGTTACAAGCTCACAAAACGCCAGACGCAGGAGGAG ATCCAAAAGTGCACGGGTGCTGTGGTTATAACCAG GGGTAAGTACCGTCCGCCAAATGCTCCATCTGATGGGGAAAAACCATTATATCTTCACATCTCTGCAGGGGCTCAT TTAAAAGATACAGCAGAACGGATACTAGCAGTTGATTGTGCAGCTGCTATGGTTGAAGAAATGTTGAAACAAGGTCAGAATTTACAGCCAGCTTCCACTTTTTATCCGGCTTTAAACAATGAAGTGAAG GCACTGAGCACGTGCGTGTTTTTGGGCTTTGACCCAGACCCGTCATTGAGCATGGCTGCTCGTATACGTGGACCAAAT GACCAGTATATAAATCACATTATGAATGAAACAGGAGTAACTGTCTCACTAAGAGGATGTGGTTCAGGAGAAATTGAAAGCTTACATGGAGAAG AAGGAGAGCAACCACTGCATTTATTCCTGTCAAGCAGTAATCCAAAAAGTCTCGAAGATGCTAAGCGTCTGGCTGAAAATTTGTTGGATACAATCAGTGTTGAGTGTGGTGCTTCTAG GGTTTCATCATGTAAGGTTTATAGTGCTGTTCCACTTCCACCTCCACAGCAGGTTTACAGTGCTGTTCCTCCTCCTCAGCAGTTATTGGCTGGAGTTCAGAGTTCTGGGAATGAATTGACAGTAAATGCAAGTTCTGCTGCTGGTTTGACATCTGCAAGTGTGGGCTCTGCGGCAGCTCCCCAAGTTTCCTCCATAAGAGTCCCAGGGCTCCCTCCTGTCTTTTCTCAAGGGACAGTATCTCAATCTGGTGGATATTTAAACTCTGGGCTGTCTCAAGGAAATGTGATTGGTTATTCCCAGCATTTAATATCTGGTGGAACAAGCTATATCGGATATGGTGGGATATATCCTCAAGCCACACCATTGCAACAAGTTGCCCTGGCCCTTAGGCAGTCGCCTTCTCCGGTCACTTCTACAATTGCTCCCACAACATCAATACCAAATGAAGAATCGAAGCCGAGTTTTAGCTCTGATCCTGAGAAGGAGAAACGGCATCCACAGAAGCGGAAGTTTCAGGAACTACCGGCTGGCTCAAAGGGTCCTgcaaaaccccttcag ggttcaaaatttttaaagcCAACTGAGCCCTCAGCAGATTTGGATGTGAGAAATGTATCGACTATGCCAGCCCCAAAGAAGTTGGTCCAGTCGTCATCCAACGGATTGGCACCATCCCTGCCAAGAACCATgcctccaccaccacctccgCCAAAATTTTCAACGTCAACGCATGCTGATACAGGGCATGACAAGAACAATGTTCTGAAGAAAACAAAGTCTGACTCTGTTCCTG ATACTTTGGTCAAGCTGATGGAATATGGGGAGGAGGATGATGATTCCGAGGAAAACTACGAAGAATCAGTTAGTGGCAAATCCAGTGCAGTAGCAGCTCGAAAGCCCTTCTGGGCTTTATAA